From a single Collimonas pratensis genomic region:
- a CDS encoding aromatic amino acid transaminase: MNAPLSASLFTAIEMAPRDPILGITEGFNADQNPGKTNLGVGVYYDDNGKVPLLECVQKAEAQLIEKLSPRTYLPIEGLAAYDKAVQELVFGADSAVVQEKRAITVQAIGGTGALKLGADFLKRFSADNTQVWISDPSWENHRALFESAGFTVNNYPYYDPSTRGVNFSGMLDALKAMPSGSVVLLHACCHNPTGADLSDAEWTQVIEVVTQRGLVPFLDMAYQGFGDGIEADGQVVRRFTEAGGPVFVSNSFSKSFSLYGERVGALSIVAASKEEAGRVLSQLKRVVRTNYSNPPIHGGQVVATALASPELRKLWEEELAGMRLRIREMRQLLVKKLKEQAPGHDFDFVIKQRGMFSYSGLTKAQVERLRDEFSIYAVDTGRICVAALNSKNIDNVVAAIAKVL, translated from the coding sequence ATGAACGCACCTCTTTCAGCCTCCCTCTTCACCGCCATCGAAATGGCGCCACGCGATCCCATCCTGGGCATTACCGAAGGTTTCAATGCGGATCAGAACCCAGGCAAAACCAACCTCGGCGTCGGCGTCTACTACGATGATAACGGCAAGGTGCCGCTGCTGGAGTGCGTGCAAAAAGCGGAAGCCCAACTGATCGAAAAACTGTCGCCGCGCACCTATCTGCCGATCGAAGGCCTGGCCGCCTACGACAAGGCTGTGCAAGAACTGGTATTTGGGGCCGACAGCGCCGTCGTGCAAGAGAAACGTGCGATCACCGTGCAAGCCATCGGCGGCACCGGCGCATTGAAACTGGGCGCCGACTTCCTCAAGCGCTTCAGCGCCGACAACACCCAAGTCTGGATCAGCGACCCGAGCTGGGAAAACCACCGCGCGCTGTTTGAATCGGCCGGCTTCACCGTCAACAACTATCCCTACTACGACCCAAGCACCCGCGGCGTCAACTTCAGCGGCATGTTGGACGCGCTGAAAGCCATGCCAAGCGGCTCCGTGGTGCTGCTGCACGCCTGCTGCCACAACCCGACCGGCGCCGACCTGAGCGACGCCGAATGGACCCAGGTCATCGAAGTAGTGACCCAGCGCGGCCTGGTGCCTTTCCTCGACATGGCCTACCAAGGCTTCGGCGACGGCATCGAAGCCGACGGCCAGGTAGTGCGCCGCTTCACCGAAGCCGGCGGCCCGGTATTCGTATCGAACTCGTTCTCGAAATCGTTCTCGCTGTACGGCGAACGCGTCGGCGCCCTGAGCATCGTCGCCGCCAGCAAGGAAGAAGCCGGCCGCGTACTGTCGCAACTCAAGCGCGTGGTACGCACCAACTACTCCAACCCGCCGATCCACGGCGGCCAGGTAGTCGCCACTGCCCTGGCCTCGCCAGAGCTGCGCAAGCTGTGGGAAGAAGAACTGGCCGGCATGCGCCTGCGCATCCGCGAAATGCGCCAGCTGCTGGTCAAGAAACTGAAGGAACAAGCCCCAGGCCACGACTTCGACTTCGTCATCAAGCAGCGCGGCATGTTTTCCTACTCCGGCCTGACCAAGGCCCAGGTGGAACGCCTGCGCGACGAATTCTCGATCTACGCCGTAGACACAGGCCGCATCTGCGTCGCCGCGCTGAATTCGAAAAATATTGATAATGTTGTCGCCGCAATCGCAAAAGTCCTGTAA
- the uvrB gene encoding excinuclease ABC subunit UvrB, translating into MADISQVSSTVDESKIVTFPDSPYKLFQPFQPAGDQPAAIDKLAEGVTDGLFYQTLLGVTGSGKTYTMANVIARMGRPAIIFAPNKTLAAQLYSEFREFFPHNAVEYFVSYYDYYQPEAYVPQRDLFIEKDSSINEHIEQMRLSCTKSLMERRDVVIVATVSAIYGIGNPNEYHQMILTLRAKDKVSQRDVIARLIQMQYTRNEIDFGRGTFRVRGDTIDVFPAEHAELALRIEMFDDEIDNLQLFDPLTGRVRQKIPRFTVYPGSHYVTPRATVLRAIDTIKEELRDRLEFFRKENKLIEEQRIEQRTRFDLEMMQEIGFTKGIENYSRHLSGALPGEPPPTLVDYLPPDALMFLDESHVLIGQLNAMYNGDRSRKTNLVDYGFRLPSALDNRPLRFDEFEGKMRQTIFVSATPADYEKQHADQVVEQVVRPTGLIDPAIEVRPALSQVDDLMSEATARIKKNERVLVTTLTKRMAEQLTEFLSDNGIKVRYLHSDIETVERVEIIRDLRLGTFDVLVGINLLREGLDIPEVSLVAILDADKEGFLRSERSLIQTIGRAARNLNGKAILYADRMTDSMRRAIDETERRRNKQIAFNTANGITPVGISKQIRELIDGVYSPQEAREELHAAQDQAKYEAMSEKQVSKEIKRLEKQMVDHAKNLEFEKAAQVRDQLHVLKQQLFGAPGADNIVM; encoded by the coding sequence ATGGCTGACATATCACAGGTTTCCAGTACCGTCGACGAGTCCAAAATCGTCACTTTTCCTGATTCGCCCTATAAATTGTTCCAGCCCTTCCAGCCGGCCGGCGACCAGCCTGCGGCCATCGACAAGCTGGCGGAAGGGGTGACGGACGGCTTGTTTTACCAGACTTTGCTCGGGGTGACCGGCTCCGGCAAGACTTATACGATGGCTAACGTCATTGCCCGCATGGGGCGGCCGGCCATCATCTTTGCGCCCAACAAGACACTGGCGGCGCAGCTGTACAGCGAGTTCCGCGAGTTCTTCCCGCACAACGCGGTGGAATACTTCGTCAGCTACTACGATTACTACCAGCCGGAAGCGTATGTGCCGCAGCGCGACTTGTTCATCGAGAAAGATTCCTCGATCAACGAGCACATCGAGCAGATGCGGCTGTCCTGCACCAAATCGCTGATGGAGCGGCGCGATGTGGTCATTGTGGCAACGGTGTCGGCCATCTACGGTATCGGTAATCCCAACGAATACCACCAGATGATCCTGACCTTGCGCGCCAAGGACAAGGTCAGCCAGCGCGATGTGATAGCGCGCCTGATCCAGATGCAGTACACGCGCAACGAGATCGATTTCGGCCGCGGCACCTTCCGCGTGCGCGGCGACACCATCGACGTCTTTCCGGCCGAGCATGCCGAACTGGCCCTACGCATCGAGATGTTCGACGATGAAATCGACAACTTGCAGCTGTTCGATCCGCTCACCGGCCGCGTGCGCCAGAAGATTCCGCGCTTCACGGTCTATCCGGGTTCGCACTATGTGACGCCGCGCGCGACCGTGTTGCGTGCCATCGACACCATCAAGGAAGAGCTGCGCGACCGCCTGGAATTTTTCCGTAAGGAAAATAAATTGATCGAAGAGCAGCGTATCGAGCAGCGCACCCGTTTCGACCTGGAAATGATGCAGGAAATCGGTTTCACCAAGGGTATCGAAAACTATTCGCGCCACCTGAGCGGCGCCTTGCCGGGCGAACCGCCGCCGACCCTGGTCGACTATTTGCCGCCGGATGCCCTGATGTTCCTGGACGAGTCGCACGTGTTGATCGGCCAGCTGAACGCCATGTACAACGGTGACCGTTCGCGCAAGACCAACCTGGTGGATTACGGTTTCCGTCTACCGTCGGCGCTGGACAACCGGCCGCTGCGTTTCGATGAATTCGAAGGCAAGATGCGGCAGACGATTTTCGTTTCAGCCACGCCGGCCGATTACGAAAAGCAGCATGCCGACCAGGTGGTGGAGCAGGTGGTGCGGCCGACCGGCCTGATCGATCCTGCGATCGAAGTGCGGCCGGCCTTGAGCCAGGTCGACGACCTGATGAGCGAGGCCACTGCCCGCATCAAGAAGAACGAGCGCGTGCTGGTGACTACGCTGACCAAGCGCATGGCCGAGCAGCTGACCGAATTCCTGAGCGATAACGGCATCAAGGTGCGCTATCTGCACAGCGATATCGAAACCGTCGAGCGGGTCGAGATCATCCGCGACCTGCGCCTGGGAACCTTCGATGTGCTGGTTGGGATCAACCTGCTGCGCGAAGGCCTGGACATTCCGGAAGTGTCGCTGGTGGCGATCCTGGATGCCGACAAGGAAGGCTTCCTGCGTTCCGAGCGCAGCCTGATCCAGACCATCGGCCGCGCTGCCCGTAACCTCAACGGCAAGGCGATCCTGTATGCCGATCGCATGACCGATTCGATGCGCCGCGCGATCGATGAAACCGAGCGCCGCCGCAACAAGCAGATTGCCTTCAATACCGCCAACGGCATCACGCCGGTCGGCATCAGCAAGCAGATCCGGGAGCTGATCGACGGCGTCTACAGCCCGCAGGAAGCGCGCGAAGAGCTGCATGCGGCGCAGGACCAGGCCAAGTACGAGGCGATGAGCGAGAAACAGGTGAGCAAGGAAATCAAGCGCCTGGAAAAGCAGATGGTCGATCATGCCAAGAACCTGGAGTTCGAAAAGGCCGCGCAGGTGCGCGATCAGCTGCATGTGCTGAAGCAGCAGCTGTTTGGCGCGCCGGGGGCGGACAATATTGTTATGTAG
- a CDS encoding TetR/AcrR family transcriptional regulator: MAIRKSKTPQSPTQRADQKRVDILKSAGKCFRKNGFHQTSMQEICAEVGLGPGAVYRYFTSKDAIIAAMAEDERRQARTMLSEFHDTDDLPQTLSAITRAFAQRYAAISDAGLMTEIYAEGLRNKRVGAVIKKAETEWVDGLADMLRTAQERGQIDTALDAQQAALLLTAMWDGIVIRQAYTQEVPEGMLALFDDMLKRWLSSAAVSSKRVKPAPAPAPKKAPAAPEFDFAPEAEAEPDADKTPTQAETDLRQMSLI, from the coding sequence ATGGCCATCCGCAAATCCAAGACACCGCAATCCCCGACCCAGCGAGCCGACCAGAAGCGCGTCGACATCCTGAAGTCCGCCGGCAAGTGTTTCCGCAAGAACGGCTTTCACCAGACCTCGATGCAGGAAATCTGCGCCGAAGTAGGCCTGGGACCGGGCGCCGTCTACCGCTATTTCACCAGCAAGGATGCCATCATCGCCGCCATGGCCGAGGACGAGCGGCGCCAGGCGCGCACCATGCTGTCGGAATTCCACGATACCGACGACCTGCCGCAAACCCTGTCCGCCATCACCCGCGCGTTCGCCCAGCGTTACGCAGCGATCAGCGATGCCGGCCTGATGACGGAAATCTATGCCGAAGGCTTGCGCAACAAGCGCGTCGGCGCGGTGATCAAGAAGGCGGAGACGGAATGGGTGGACGGCCTGGCAGACATGCTGCGCACCGCCCAGGAACGCGGCCAGATCGATACTGCGCTGGATGCCCAGCAGGCGGCGCTGCTGCTGACCGCGATGTGGGACGGCATCGTGATCCGCCAGGCGTATACCCAGGAAGTGCCGGAAGGGATGCTGGCGCTGTTCGACGACATGCTGAAGCGCTGGCTCTCCAGCGCCGCGGTCAGCAGCAAGCGGGTCAAGCCGGCGCCTGCTCCCGCGCCGAAAAAGGCGCCGGCCGCGCCGGAGTTCGACTTTGCGCCCGAAGCGGAAGCCGAGCCGGATGCCGACAAGACGCCGACCCAGGCCGAAACCGACCTGCGCCAGATGAGCCTGATTTAA
- the iscR gene encoding Fe-S cluster assembly transcriptional regulator IscR, which translates to MRLTTKGRFAVTAMIDLALRQGKGPVTLSAISERQEISLSYLEQLFGKLRRHQIVESVRGPGGGYNLARKAEDVTVADIIIAVDEPLDATQCGGKENCHSPDHEGGGRCMTHDLWSTLNAKMVEYLDSVSLKDLVEQQHAQQKKTLEQNVVVMHRSHLVA; encoded by the coding sequence ATGCGTCTGACTACAAAAGGCCGGTTTGCGGTAACTGCGATGATCGATTTGGCATTGCGCCAGGGCAAGGGTCCTGTGACTTTGTCCGCCATCAGCGAGCGGCAAGAGATTTCCTTATCGTATCTGGAACAATTGTTCGGTAAGTTGCGCCGTCACCAGATTGTTGAATCCGTGCGCGGGCCAGGCGGCGGATACAACCTGGCGCGCAAGGCGGAAGACGTCACCGTGGCCGATATCATCATCGCGGTCGACGAACCGCTGGATGCGACCCAGTGCGGCGGCAAGGAAAATTGCCACAGCCCGGACCACGAAGGCGGCGGCCGCTGCATGACGCACGATCTGTGGTCGACCCTGAACGCCAAGATGGTTGAGTATCTGGATTCGGTATCGCTCAAGGATTTGGTAGAGCAGCAGCACGCGCAGCAAAAGAAGACACTGGAACAAAATGTGGTGGTGATGCACCGGTCCCACCTGGTTGCTTGA
- a CDS encoding IscS subfamily cysteine desulfurase, protein MNAPLEKSLIDTLKAPHFPIYMDYSATTPIDPRVADKMIPYLREQFGNPASRSHMYGWSAEKAVEDAREQVAKLVNADSREIIWTSGATEGNNLAIKGAANFYKTKGKHIITVKTEHKAVLDVVRELERQGFEATYLQPQDNGLITLEQLEAAIRPDTILVSVMLVNNEIGVIQPIAEIGELCRQKGIIFHCDAAQATGKVVIDLEKWKVDLMTFTAHKTYGPKGVGALYVRRKPRVRLEAQMHGGGHERGLRSGTLPTHQIVGMGAAFEIAREEMDEEIVRIKALRDRLATGLQTIEEVYVNGDMAHRVPHNLNVSFNYVEGESLIMAIKDIAVSSGSACTSASLEPSYVLRALGRSDELAHSSIRFTIGRFTTEEDIDFTIELIKTKVAKLRELSPLWDMYKDGIDISTIQWAAH, encoded by the coding sequence ATGAACGCACCCTTGGAAAAAAGCCTGATAGACACATTGAAGGCGCCTCACTTCCCGATTTACATGGATTACTCGGCCACCACGCCGATCGATCCGCGTGTTGCTGACAAGATGATTCCCTACCTGCGCGAGCAGTTCGGCAATCCGGCTTCGCGCAGCCACATGTATGGCTGGTCCGCTGAAAAAGCCGTCGAAGACGCGCGCGAACAGGTCGCCAAGCTGGTCAACGCCGATTCGCGCGAGATCATCTGGACTTCCGGCGCCACCGAAGGCAACAACCTGGCGATCAAGGGCGCGGCCAACTTCTACAAGACCAAGGGCAAGCACATCATCACCGTCAAGACCGAACACAAGGCGGTGCTGGACGTGGTGCGCGAGCTGGAGCGCCAGGGTTTCGAGGCGACTTACCTGCAGCCGCAAGACAACGGCCTGATCACGCTGGAACAGCTGGAAGCGGCGATCCGCCCGGACACCATCCTGGTCTCGGTCATGCTGGTCAACAATGAAATCGGCGTGATCCAGCCGATCGCCGAAATCGGCGAACTGTGCCGCCAGAAGGGCATCATTTTCCATTGCGATGCGGCGCAAGCCACCGGCAAGGTCGTGATCGACCTGGAAAAATGGAAAGTCGACCTGATGACTTTCACTGCGCACAAGACTTATGGTCCGAAGGGCGTCGGCGCCCTGTACGTACGGCGCAAGCCGCGCGTGCGCCTGGAAGCGCAGATGCACGGCGGCGGTCACGAGCGCGGCCTGCGTTCGGGCACTTTGCCTACCCACCAGATCGTCGGCATGGGCGCGGCTTTTGAGATCGCCCGCGAAGAAATGGATGAAGAAATCGTCCGCATCAAGGCGTTGCGCGACCGCCTGGCGACTGGCCTGCAAACGATTGAAGAAGTGTATGTCAACGGCGACATGGCGCACCGCGTGCCGCACAACCTGAATGTCAGCTTCAACTACGTTGAAGGCGAATCGCTGATCATGGCGATCAAGGACATCGCGGTATCGTCCGGCTCGGCCTGCACCTCGGCCAGCCTGGAGCCGTCGTATGTTTTGCGCGCCCTGGGCCGCAGCGACGAACTGGCGCACAGCTCGATCCGCTTCACCATCGGCCGTTTCACGACCGAAGAAGACATCGATTTCACGATTGAACTGATCAAGACCAAGGTTGCGAAACTGCGCGAGCTGTCGCCGCTGTGGGATATGTATAAAGACGGGATCGATATCAGTACGATCCAATGGGCGGCGCACTAA
- the iscU gene encoding Fe-S cluster assembly scaffold IscU gives MSYSEKVLDHYENPRNVGAFEKGDETVGTGMVGAPACGDVMKLQIKVGADGIIQDAKFKTYGCGSAIASSSLVTEWVKGKTLDQAMSIKNTQIAEELALPPVKIHCSILAEDAIKAAVEDYKAKHGEQKQAA, from the coding sequence ATGTCTTACTCGGAAAAAGTTTTGGATCACTACGAAAATCCACGCAATGTCGGCGCTTTTGAAAAAGGCGACGAGACTGTGGGCACCGGCATGGTCGGCGCGCCTGCTTGCGGCGACGTCATGAAATTGCAGATCAAGGTCGGCGCCGACGGCATCATCCAGGACGCCAAGTTCAAGACCTATGGCTGCGGCTCGGCGATTGCTTCGTCGTCGCTGGTGACCGAATGGGTCAAGGGTAAGACCTTGGATCAGGCCATGTCGATCAAGAACACCCAGATCGCCGAAGAACTGGCGCTGCCGCCGGTCAAGATCCACTGCTCGATCCTGGCGGAAGATGCGATCAAGGCTGCGGTTGAGGATTACAAGGCTAAGCACGGCGAGCAAAAACAGGCTGCGTAA
- the iscA gene encoding iron-sulfur cluster assembly protein IscA, protein MAITLTEKAAKHINRYIERRGKGIGLRFGVRTTGCSGLAYKLEYVDEKTDEDAVFESHGIQVFVDPKSLPYIDGTELDFAREGLNEGFKFYNPNVKDECGCGESFRI, encoded by the coding sequence ATGGCAATCACACTTACGGAAAAAGCGGCGAAGCACATCAACCGCTATATCGAGCGGCGCGGCAAGGGCATCGGCCTGCGTTTCGGCGTGCGCACCACCGGCTGCTCGGGGCTGGCTTACAAGCTGGAATACGTGGATGAGAAGACGGATGAAGACGCCGTGTTCGAATCGCACGGCATCCAGGTGTTCGTCGATCCCAAGAGCCTGCCGTATATCGACGGTACCGAACTCGACTTTGCCCGCGAAGGCTTGAACGAAGGCTTCAAGTTCTACAACCCGAACGTCAAGGACGAGTGCGGCTGCGGCGAGAGTTTCCGCATCTGA
- the hscB gene encoding Fe-S protein assembly co-chaperone HscB: MQNHFELFQLPQHFTLDMTALDQAYHEVQNQTHPDRFVNATAAEKRVAMQWTTRANEAYLTLKSPFKRAAYLCELNGVELQAESNTAMPAAFLMQQMEWRETLDDARAAKSVEALDQLDRELRAARKADLQDIGKLLDAGDFEKAAQLVRQLMFLDKFGNEISNAFAVLES, translated from the coding sequence ATGCAAAATCACTTCGAACTGTTCCAACTGCCGCAACACTTCACGCTCGACATGACGGCGCTGGACCAGGCCTACCACGAGGTGCAGAACCAGACGCACCCGGACCGTTTCGTCAATGCCACCGCTGCTGAAAAGCGCGTGGCGATGCAATGGACCACGCGCGCCAACGAAGCCTACCTGACCCTGAAGAGCCCGTTCAAGCGCGCCGCTTACTTGTGCGAGCTGAACGGCGTTGAGCTGCAGGCGGAGTCGAACACGGCCATGCCGGCGGCTTTCCTGATGCAGCAGATGGAGTGGCGCGAAACGCTGGACGATGCGCGCGCCGCCAAGAGCGTGGAAGCGCTGGATCAGCTGGACCGTGAACTGCGCGCCGCCCGCAAGGCCGATCTGCAGGATATCGGCAAGCTGCTGGACGCCGGCGATTTCGAGAAGGCCGCGCAACTGGTGCGGCAGCTGATGTTCCTGGACAAGTTCGGCAATGAAATCAGCAATGCTTTCGCTGTCCTTGAATCCTGA
- a CDS encoding LysE family translocator — protein sequence MPEIWLFLIAAMTLTLAPGPDNIYVLTRGIAQGRKAGLVSALGFSSGLIFHTMLAVLGFAALIKASPLAYSLLRYAGAGYLIYIGVRTLRSHATVQLHGDAAPPLKLSRIYWQSVIANILNPKVTLFFIAFLPQFVNAGAGHIPAQMLLLAAVFILQALAIFSVVALFSGMVGAFFQRKKAAASIMNRVAGTAFIGLGIRIALPQ from the coding sequence ATGCCCGAAATCTGGTTATTCCTGATCGCCGCAATGACCCTGACCCTGGCGCCGGGGCCGGACAATATCTATGTGCTGACGCGCGGCATCGCCCAAGGCCGCAAGGCCGGGCTGGTGTCGGCGCTGGGCTTCAGCTCGGGCCTGATTTTCCATACCATGCTAGCGGTGCTGGGCTTCGCGGCGCTGATCAAGGCTTCGCCGCTGGCATATTCGCTGCTGCGCTATGCCGGCGCCGGCTACCTGATCTACATCGGCGTGCGCACCTTGCGTTCGCATGCGACTGTCCAGCTGCACGGCGATGCAGCGCCGCCGCTGAAGCTGTCGCGCATCTATTGGCAGAGCGTGATCGCCAATATCTTGAACCCGAAGGTGACGCTGTTTTTCATCGCCTTCCTGCCGCAGTTCGTGAATGCCGGCGCTGGCCATATTCCAGCGCAGATGCTGCTGCTGGCAGCGGTATTCATCCTGCAGGCGCTGGCCATCTTTAGCGTGGTCGCCCTGTTTTCCGGCATGGTCGGCGCCTTCTTCCAGCGCAAGAAGGCGGCCGCCTCTATCATGAACCGCGTGGCGGGCACGGCGTTTATCGGACTCGGCATACGCATCGCGCTGCCGCAATAA
- the hscA gene encoding Fe-S protein assembly chaperone HscA, with protein MALLQISEPGMSTAPHQHRLAVGIDLGTTNSLVATVRNSIPEVLNDEAGRPLLPSIVRYLPNGNAHIGYKAQAAQTTDPKNTILSVKRFMGRGLKDIAYAENLPYDFLDVPGMVQLKTVAGVKSPVEISAEILATLRQQAEDALGDDLVGAVITVPAYFDDAQRQATKDAAKLAGLNVLRLLNEPTAAAIAYGLDNASEGVYVVYDLGGGTFDISILKLTKGVFEVLATGGDSALGGDDFDHRLFCWISKEAALAPLSDEDTRILMVKAREAKELLSTKAEVTIDAALNSGERVHLVLTSEKFDEITQHLVLKTLTPTRKALRDAELSVDDVDGVVMVGGATRMPSIRKAVGDYFETTPLANIDPDKVVALGAAIQANLLAGNRAPGDDWLLLDVIPLSLGIETMGGLVEKVIPRNSTIPCARAQEFTTFKDGQTAMAIQVLQGERELVSDCRSLAKFELRGIPPMAAGAARIRVTYQVDADGLLSVSARELRSGVEASISVKPSYGLADDDIARMLQESFASADVDMQARALKEEQVEAERIVLATESALQADAALLSAQEQSAIAVLIAAVRTQAQGTDHVAIKAAVDALAHGTEDFAARRMDRSVHDALTGKTLDQVS; from the coding sequence ATGGCACTTTTGCAAATTTCTGAACCAGGCATGTCCACCGCACCGCATCAGCATCGGCTGGCGGTGGGGATAGATCTGGGCACGACCAATTCGCTGGTGGCGACCGTCCGCAACAGCATCCCCGAGGTGCTCAACGACGAAGCCGGACGGCCATTGCTGCCATCCATCGTGCGCTATCTGCCGAACGGCAATGCGCACATCGGCTACAAGGCACAGGCAGCCCAGACCACCGACCCCAAGAACACCATCTTGTCGGTCAAGCGTTTCATGGGACGCGGCCTGAAGGACATCGCCTACGCAGAAAACCTGCCTTACGATTTCCTCGACGTGCCGGGCATGGTGCAGCTCAAGACGGTAGCGGGGGTCAAGAGCCCGGTCGAAATTTCGGCGGAAATCCTGGCGACTCTGCGTCAGCAAGCGGAAGACGCGCTGGGCGACGACCTGGTCGGCGCCGTGATCACGGTGCCGGCGTATTTCGACGATGCACAGCGCCAGGCCACCAAGGATGCGGCCAAGCTGGCTGGCCTGAACGTGCTGCGCCTGCTCAACGAGCCGACCGCGGCGGCGATCGCCTACGGCCTGGATAATGCCTCGGAAGGCGTCTACGTGGTTTATGACCTCGGCGGCGGCACCTTCGATATCTCTATCCTGAAGCTGACCAAGGGGGTGTTTGAAGTGTTGGCCACCGGCGGCGACTCGGCGCTCGGCGGCGACGATTTTGACCACCGGCTGTTTTGCTGGATCAGCAAGGAAGCCGCGCTGGCGCCGCTGTCCGATGAAGATACCCGGATACTGATGGTGAAGGCGCGCGAAGCCAAGGAACTGCTGTCGACCAAGGCCGAGGTGACCATCGACGCAGCCCTGAACTCGGGCGAGCGGGTGCACCTGGTGCTGACTTCCGAAAAATTTGACGAGATCACCCAGCATCTGGTGCTCAAGACCTTGACGCCAACCCGCAAGGCCTTGCGCGATGCCGAGTTGAGCGTCGACGACGTCGACGGCGTGGTGATGGTCGGCGGCGCCACGCGCATGCCGAGCATCCGCAAGGCGGTCGGTGATTATTTCGAGACTACGCCGCTGGCCAATATCGATCCGGACAAGGTGGTGGCGCTGGGCGCTGCCATCCAGGCCAATCTGCTGGCCGGCAACCGTGCTCCTGGCGACGACTGGCTGCTGCTGGACGTGATCCCCTTGTCGCTGGGCATAGAAACCATGGGTGGCCTGGTGGAGAAGGTCATTCCGCGCAACTCGACCATTCCTTGCGCCCGCGCGCAGGAATTCACCACCTTCAAGGACGGCCAGACCGCGATGGCGATCCAGGTCTTGCAAGGCGAACGCGAGCTTGTCAGCGACTGCCGTTCACTGGCCAAGTTTGAACTGCGCGGGATTCCACCGATGGCGGCCGGCGCCGCGCGTATCCGCGTGACTTACCAGGTCGACGCCGATGGCTTGCTGTCGGTATCGGCGCGCGAACTGCGTTCCGGCGTGGAAGCCTCGATCAGCGTCAAGCCGTCTTACGGCCTGGCCGATGACGACATCGCCCGCATGCTGCAGGAATCGTTTGCCTCGGCCGACGTCGACATGCAGGCGCGCGCATTGAAAGAAGAACAGGTAGAAGCCGAGCGCATCGTGCTGGCCACCGAATCGGCCTTGCAGGCGGACGCCGCGCTGTTGTCGGCGCAAGAGCAGAGCGCGATTGCGGTACTGATCGCGGCCGTCCGCACGCAAGCGCAGGGTACCGACCATGTGGCCATCAAGGCCGCCGTCGATGCGCTGGCCCACGGCACCGAAGATTTCGCCGCGCGCCGCATGGACCGCAGCGTGCACGATGCCTTGACCGGCAAGACGCTGGACCAGGTGTCATAA
- the fdx gene encoding ISC system 2Fe-2S type ferredoxin, which translates to MPQIVVLPHPTYCPEGVVIEAPRGQSVCDALLAHDIEIEHACEKSCACTTCHVVVREGFASLGELDDKEEDLLDMAWGLEATSRLSCQAIVGEEDLVVEIPKYTINHASENH; encoded by the coding sequence GTGCCCCAAATCGTCGTATTGCCCCATCCAACTTATTGCCCTGAAGGCGTCGTGATTGAAGCCCCGCGCGGGCAGTCGGTGTGCGATGCCTTGCTAGCCCATGACATCGAGATCGAGCACGCCTGCGAAAAATCCTGCGCCTGCACCACCTGCCACGTCGTGGTGCGCGAAGGCTTCGCTTCGCTCGGCGAGCTGGACGACAAGGAAGAAGACTTGCTGGACATGGCATGGGGACTGGAAGCGACTTCGCGCCTGTCGTGCCAGGCCATCGTCGGCGAGGAAGACCTGGTCGTCGAGATTCCCAAGTACACCATCAACCACGCCAGCGAAAACCATTAA
- the iscX gene encoding Fe-S cluster assembly protein IscX, with protein MKWIDTLQIAEALYDKFPDVDPEKIRFTDLHNWVLELEDFDDDHSRGGEKVLEAIQAAWIEEAR; from the coding sequence ATGAAATGGATAGACACACTGCAGATTGCAGAAGCCCTGTACGATAAATTCCCGGATGTCGATCCGGAAAAGATCCGCTTTACCGACCTGCACAACTGGGTGCTGGAGCTGGAAGATTTCGACGACGACCACAGCCGCGGTGGCGAAAAAGTGCTGGAAGCTATCCAGGCGGCCTGGATAGAAGAAGCCCGCTGA